TCCTGCTGCATCCTACCTCCGATCTGCAGCTCCGGACACCCCATTCTTCTCAGCTGAGTGTTCACAGACTCGATCTCATTGACGAGCCGCACGAGAATGGTTTCATTAATCcactaggaaagaaaaattaaaagtcaAAAGCTCAGAAGCAACAAGAATacctgaaaaaataacaaacacacTCAGCTCACACTCCAGTCATCCTTGTTACAACCACAAAAATGCTTACCAACAGCAACACCGACACCAACCAAGGAGCAGAGCAAATAAATGCCAACTTAGGCTGAACTTCAATGCCTAATACCTTCGGAAAGGCCCGAAAAATCAAGGTAAAGGAGTTAGGAAAGCAAGTTTCTAGTGAGTCCCAGATAAAGCTTTTCTGAACAATGGGGAACGGGCTGTGACGGAGTACAGACCTTTATCCATAAAGATAATTTATACTGCGGTGGGTCAACTCCCTCCCCAGGCGgtttcaggaaaacaaggagCTGATAACCACCCCACGTGGTATTGGTACGTGACGGGACTGGGGAAGTGAAGCAAGCTGGCCCTGCTTTTGTGAGAAGATGCTCAGGGATCTCACACAAGTCTTTACTTTTCACCCATCTCCCTACTGTTTTTTTAACGAGCAAAACCACATCCTTGATAGATGTTAATGACTATAGGGGATTCACAGGGAGATTTACTAATTACATTGCCATCGCGTGCAATTAAATCTCTGCTATAGCAGGTCCTAGTGATAAGATCAAGAGTTTTAGCTTTTACTTTCATTACATTGCTCAGGACTGTCAGAAAAAGTCAGCTTGTGGGTTGGAATTTTCCATGCTTTGAGCCCAGAAGAACAAGTTTGAAAGGCTGCAGAAACAATAACTCAGCCATCTGAGCTcccaaaaggaaaaccaaatcTTGCCCTATCTAAGATGCTTTAGCTTGCCATTCAAAGGAGGCTAAACTTTACAGCTGCGTAACTTTCAGGACACAAAGCACCTAGGCCAGGTCGCAAACACATCTCGGTACTCCCCTCCTCCAAGCATGCTGTCTTTATCTCCTTGCACaagcccaccccagccccaagcAGAGGGTGCGATTCCTCCCGCCGCCCTAGGCACACAGGGAGGTGGAGGCGCTTTGCCACTCCTCTCcgcttgtttttaaaagccgCACGGTCCTCGGGGACAGGACTTACGTTTCTGAACTTGGCGGTCCAGGAATCAAGGTGATTAAGGACCTGTCGATTCATCGTCACCCGTGCCCAAACCTATTGAAAAGACATTATTAGATGCTGAAACCAACGGACTTTCGAGGGACTACAATATTTTCGGATACCAACTATTGCACACAACTCAAATCACGTTCCCAAATTCACAGAAGTCTGCTGGCTGGATCATGACTCCTACAGCAGCTTCAATACCACACTCCAGCTCTTTATTCACGGGACAATACCCTTGCAGGACACCAAATTCAGTTTTAAGCTCTCAGCTCTACTAAGATAACATTGGTCTGAACTGTGGGATAGATTTGAAAGGTATTTGAATTAGGAAGCTGGATTATGTTTaggtaaaaaagtaaaaaatgatcAAATTTAATTGAAGACAAAAATGTTACTTCTTCAAATCAGACTTCTATGAGACCCTCGTGTGAAGGAGAAGGTTTTATATCCTTCAGATATACAGAGTACACACAAATATACAGATCCACTTCAAGTCAATTCTTACGTCACAAATATATTTGATCCAGAGCACTCCTTGCTTTCCAAGggagaaatcatttttcaaCTACAACTTggaatttatttgtttgttttagaccTGGTTCTTTCTCTTGGCTACCTCACTGCTGGATTTACCTCTTCTGCAGCCTGTTTCGAGCTCAGATCAACTTCATCTTTGTGTGCTGATGGAGCCTGGGGCCTGCAAGCCAGCTGGTACTGGAACTTTCTGAGAATCTGCGCGTAGTCTCCCATGAAACGGCTGTAGTTCCAAAAAGTtgggctgctggaaggagagcTGGAGTCTGAACTTCCTGGAACAAACCACGCATTAACAGGTCAGGTACAATGACGGCCAAGTAACTCTGCAAGCAACAGCACAGGCAGTAGGTCAGCGGAGCAAGGCTTGGACTAGAGACCCAGACGGGAATGACCCTGAACACACACTGAAGCCAGTTTGCCTAAACACTGATTTCATTCTTTATCAGAGGCATTGTCCCTGCCCAGGACAAGAACTGCCTGCAGGTAATTCACTCTTGGCCTGGAATGCCTTCTCCCCAAGATATACCTCTCATCGAGGGCCTAAAGCATTTGCTCATGCTCTCCCACAGCCAGCTCACGCTCAGACATCATCCATCAGCACACACTTCGATGAAGCCCACTCCTCGGCTCAGCAGCACTTAGCCCACCCAAAGGATTTGAGATCCTAGACAACGGGAtagaaggagctgggaggaaacTTTCTGAAGATCCTAAGCCCTAGGGATGTGTAGCAATTACGGAGTTCTACCTCACGTCTTAATTACTCAGTAAAAGCCTAAACTTTTCAGCCTTTACCAGGTTCCCAGGTGATACCACACACGGCTTGGGTTTAGTTTCTAGTGCTTTTTGCTGCAGTCCTTCACCACTTTCTTCACCTGCAAAAGCACCTCTTGCATCCAAGCAACGCCTTCTCCTTGCCAAGCTTTCCAGCCCAAATCGTTCTATTTATTTACCCAGTTGCACTCGGCgctgcttctcttcttctcttcgAAGGAAGGCGTCCAGTGACTTGATGTCTGTTATGTAGTCTTCTTTGGCAGTAGGAGAATTATACAGAATAGGTGAGGAGCGGTACCGAGACCTCAGCCCTCCGCTCTCCATCGGTCTGACACTCGCAGGGTGTGGTGATGGAGGAGATGGGATGAAGCCGTACACCTTtggcaaagaaaagcaaacagttgTGGCATAGAAGACAGAATTTCACTTTGACTTACAAACCACATTAATGTAAAAGACTCTTGGtcagttgtgtgtttttttttttagctgctttGGCTAAAAAACCTGATGGCTAGCAACGTGATGCgcatctacaagaagggccggagggtagacctggggaactataggcctgttaatttaacatcagtgccagggaagctcatggagcagattatcttgatCATCATCATGTGGCACTTACAGtgcaagcaggcgatcaggcctagtcagtatgggtttatgaagggcaggtcctgcttgacaaacctgatctccttctatgacaaggtgacacgcttagtggatgagggaaaggctgtggacgtggtctaccttgacttcagtaaggcttttgacaccgtttccccacagcattctcctcaggaaactggctgctcatgccttggactggcgcacacttcgttgggttaagagctggctggatggccgggcccagagagttgtggtgaatggagtcaaatccagttggaggccggtcaccagtggagtcccccagggctcggtactgggaccagtcctctttaatgATCTcgatgaggggatcaagtgtgccctcagcaagtttgcagatgacaccaagttaggtgcgtgtgtcgatctgcttgagggtaggaaggctctgcagaaggatctggataggctgggctgatgggccgaggccaacggtatgaagttcaacaaggccaagtgctgggtcctgcacctgggggacaacaaccccaagcagagctacaggctgggagatgaggggttggaaagctgcctggcagagaaggacctgggagtgttggttgacagtcggctgaatatgagccagcagtgtgctcaggtggccaagaaggccagcagcatcctggcttggataagaagcagcgtggccagcagggccagggaagtgattgtccccctgtactcggctctggtgaggccgcacctcgagtactgcgttcaggtttgggccccttgctacaagaaggacgtggaggtgctcgagcaagtccagagaagggctacgaagctggtgaggggtctggagaacaaggcttacgaggagtggctgagggagctgggactgttcagcctggagaagaggaggctcaggggcgaccttattgcactccccaggtacctgaagggaggctgtagcgaggtgggggttggtctgttctcccacgggcctggggacaggacgagggggaatgggctcaagttgcgccaggggaggtttaggttggatatgaggaagaacttctttcctgaacgggttgttgggcactggaataggctgcccagggaagtggttgagtccccatccctggaaggcCTTTAatagatgtttagatgtagagctcagggctatggtttagtggaggacttgttagtgttaggtcagaggttggactcggtgatcttggagtcctcttccaacctagatgattctgtgattctgtatttgcattttagtttcttatttttgctttgtcctGAAACAAACCAGCTACTCTCAAATAAAGcgaaagcagagaaagaggaCACAAATCCTGATATGACAAGTTTACATCCACCTTACGAATGGAACAAAACTACGTATGCACAACTCTGCTACCTGCTGCTCACCTGCCACAGCAAAACACGAGGACACAACCAGCAAATCCAACCTTCACATTTTGGAGCTGCCGTTCTCCTTACCTTGCTGTAGCTGCTGCTCGGTGAATAGCTGACGTTACTGCCGTAGGAAAAGCTGTTGTTTGACAGCGCCTGCAGCTGAGGGCTGTACCCTGGGATACAACCAGCAGCAAACTTCGGGCTGGTTCTTGGGGAGCGGGACGGGCTGTAACTCAGCACGCTCTGGCCCTGGATAGGAGAAGGCGTCGAAGAAGGGGCTTTCTTTGCCGCCAGCTCACGGGGTGGGGTTGTCTGTAccactgcaaaaggaaaaacagaactcCTGTTGGGAATGCAGCAGCCCCaagctttcctcctccctctaaATGCACACACATCATGCTATCAGAAGGCAATTTCGTTAAGATGCTAGAAAGAGCATTACAAAGACCTGACCCCTGCAAAACTCTGCACTCGAGCcactgacagaagaaaagggaaggccCAAACTATAGGATTTGTACTGTGCTGTGGTCACGGCTCTCAATGTCACAATTCAGTTAATGCTACCAGGCACCATCCATCACCTGTTTCAtcagctcctctgcctgcaTACTTTGCACATCTCTAGCGTATGGAATCTCTTCACATATCTACAAATAATCCGTGAGCTGTGGTGATACAGCACTACTCCCATCCACGGACCTTTCTGTAGGGCCACACCACTCAATGAGCATTCTGCTCCTGCTCTATTTCCCTTGTCAGGTTCTGCTGCACTTTAGAAAGTTGCCGTGATGTTCATCACCTTGCTGAGTGACTGCTCTCCAGGCTGTCGCTTTCAGACTTCACACCAACACCTGTCTGTCCCTCTAATCTGGTTCACGTCACAGTACTAGGATAGGAAAATTCAATAGAAACCTGCACTCTCTCTCTTGCTCCTGGTCCCTCGTAGAGGTTACAAATTCCTTCTCCAGCCTCACACTATTTCGTTTTTGGGAAGTTCAGCAGCAGCCCACTGTCCTGCCCTTTATTGCTGTGTGTTTCCCCTCCGGGTCTCACAAACACTCCAATTACCACTTGATGCTCTGAGTTTGAACAAGATGCAGCTAATTCAGCTTACTGCTCGTGGCAGAAGGGGTCGTTCCGAGCTCACTTCACTACAGAATCGGGCACCAGAGGAAGGCAGCCAGAGACACTCCTCACACCCACCTGCATTCTGCAACCCCAGCAGGCTCTGCTGTCCGGGGCTCATCACCCAGCTCGTTGGTGCCGCCGTGTATTTGAAGTACCTCCAGAAATCAACTGCGGCATTCAGGCTGAACAGCGACACAAGTGCAAATtctagaagaaaacacagaagctgtTATGATACCGGGTAGTTGGAGCACGGGGAGTAAAACAAGTTTgtgctttggaagaaaaaggaacatgctcatgaaaaatgtcattacCAGTGCCTCAGGTAAGTACCAGCTCGGGCAAGGGTGTCAGATTTCTTCACCTTCTTACACAAGAAACATCGGaggtcatttttctttctacgCTGACATTAATTTATATggataaagatatttttcatggaagctttttttcccaaaaaggaCAAACTACTGCAATAGTTTCACACTTTCTCAAACACCTTCTGACAAATCATCTGTCCCTCATCTCgtgatttttctctccctcttgctCCTTTTCATCCTCTAGGTTTACCGATCCATCTACCTTCGAGTCTGCTCACCTGAAACAAACTTGAAGTACTGGGAAACACCACGTGCACCCACAGTGCAACATAACAGTAAAATCTGCAGGGTTACCCAAAGCCTTTAACAGCAGACACATGAACCAGACCTAAGGGACCAAATGAGCTCTTCCTGCCCTTTCGAGATAGAACTAAGACAACTGTTGTCACCCTTCACTTGTCACTAAAAAAAGGATAGAATCCCAAAAGTttagtggaagaaaaacaaagcttaggttcaaagaaaacaaaaaaggaaaaaaaatgcaacgAAAATGCTGGCTTAAAAGGCTTAAAAACAACGTCTCTGTCAATAAAACTggcaggtgaaaaaaaaaaaggaagagaaccctgaaaattgatttaaatgCTGCAGCAACTCACCAATATAccagagtggccagcaggttatGTTGTAATAGGAGCTTATGAGTTTTCCAgtcctgaaaagaaaaccagggAGTTACTTTTTAGCAGCAATTGGGTCCAAGGAAATACGTAGGGAAGGACAAAGCAGAATGCTTTGCTGGCTTGTAGCAGATATACCGATCAACACACATTTCAGTATATAGCATGCCTGCAACAGACACGTTAAGGAGTCCCCAGGCCAAGACCACCTTCCGGGCCTCAGTCTCCTTCCTCATCTTGATCATCCTGGCTTTGAGGGCAGTCGCTAGGCACTGGGCCAGTGTCGTTATCTGCAACAACAACCACAGAGGAATGACAGAATTTGTCAGCTTTTATACAGTAAGGTTCTTAGTTCAGTatacaattaaagaaaatgagtaaCCCAAAACAAGCTACGTAACTTGGCGTTACCTTTAGACTTTGAGTCGTTTAACGAATACAAAAAAGGGTACAGATTCTTTTTACCGTGTGCAAATAGTTTATATTTCTCTACTGaactctgctgccagcaccatcACCTCCTTACTGCAAAGGCCTTTACTCCTCCGAGGTGCAGATGAAGGGAGACAGACAGAAGCCAGCCTCGTTTTTGAAAGGTAACATCCTGCAGAGGTAAAAGGCCAAGCTCCCGTCTTCTCCAAGCAAGGGAGAAGCTTTTCTAGGGAAAATTCCCACTCCTGTTGGGAGATAGAAGTATTTTCCGACCGTACAGCGGCCTCCTGTCAGTCAGGAGGACACCTTGCCACCTTTTAGGCCCAACAATGCCTCACGTGAAAGAAATAACACCGGGGACTTCTTCTGGTAGTCCTGCCACCAAAGTTTGCCATTCCAACCTGCCACTCGCTTAAACACTCGTTAAGTCGTTCTTCACTAGACGGGAACACAAACGATTTGGGGACAAATACTTCAACTGAACGTTGCTTCCTACCAAAATCCCGTTCCTGCTGCTTTGTGGTAAGGTTCAGAGGCGACGCAGGACCACGACTACTGGAAGAATTATACAAGAACACagaatgtatataaatacagataatacatataaatataatgaaattataCAAGTTGCCTGGGATAGTTTGGGCAAGTTTTTCACGTGGTTTGAGCCCTGAGGTTTCTCTCCCTgcactgaaaacagcagcagccctgagtACCTAAACATCTGCCCTTAACTTCCTTCTCACTTCCAAGCATCTCCCCTCTACCTAcaccctcctgcagctcccccaaaAAGCAGAACCCACGCCAGAAAATAACAGAACCCCCAGAAAAGCAGAGCACCCCCCAAAAAGCAACCTACAAAAAGGAGACCCCCCCAAAAAGAACAGAACCCTCCCGAAAAGGCAGACCTCCCCAACAAAGCAGAAGCCCCCTCAAAAGCtgacccccccccaaaagcagACCCCCATCCCAAAAAACAGACCCTCCCCCCAAGCAGTAGAAGCCCTCCCAAAAagcaacccccccaaaaaaagcagATCTCCCCCAAAAAACCGAAATCCCCCAAAAAGCAGCCCCCCAGAAAAAAGCAGACCTCCCCCCAAAAGAGCTTCCCCTAGAAAAAAAGGAGATCGACCCACAAAggcaacccccccaaaaaatagcAGAACCCCCAATAAGGAGACGCCTCCAAAAAAGCAGAATCCCCCCCCANNNNNNNNNNNNNNNNNNNNNNNNNNNNNNNNNNNNNNNNNNNNNNNNNNNNNNNNNNNNNNNNNNNNNNNNNNNNNNNNNNNNNNNNNNNNNNNNNNNNCCAGCCTCGCTCCCGGCCCGTACCTCCACGGCCGCGCCCTCTGCGCCTGCGCTAACGGCACCGCGCGCGCAGAGATGGCGTCATCGGCGCGTTGCCATGGCGACGGCCCCGCCGCGCAGCATGGCGGGCGGCCACGTGGGCGGCGCTGAGGTGCGAGGCGTGAAAGGGTTAATAAAAAGAGtctaaaacacaaaatatgtcACGTAGGAAGCCGAAGGGATTGATGACTTGCTAAGTGGTAACGGCCTCGCGGGATAAGACTCAGCTCTAGCCACAAAACCGAGGCTGAAGAAGGAAAACGGTGCCCAAAGTAGAACTTAAAAGATTAAA
The nucleotide sequence above comes from Oxyura jamaicensis isolate SHBP4307 breed ruddy duck chromosome 1, BPBGC_Ojam_1.0, whole genome shotgun sequence. Encoded proteins:
- the TMEM209 gene encoding transmembrane protein 209 encodes the protein MIKMRKETEARKVVLAWGLLNVSVAGMLYTEMTGKLISSYYNITCWPLWYIEFALVSLFSLNAAVDFWRYFKYTAAPTSWVMSPGQQSLLGLQNAVVQTTPPRELAAKKAPSSTPSPIQGQSVLSYSPSRSPRTSPKFAAGCIPGYSPQLQALSNNSFSYGSNVSYSPSSSYSKVYGFIPSPPSPHPASVRPMESGGLRSRYRSSPILYNSPTAKEDYITDIKSLDAFLRREEEKQRRVQLGSSDSSSPSSSPTFWNYSRFMGDYAQILRKFQYQLACRPQAPSAHKDEVDLSSKQAAEEVWARVTMNRQVLNHLDSWTAKFRNWINETILVRLVNEIESVNTQLRRMGCPELQIGAASISSLKHAALVKAPLVPTLNTLVQYLDLTPIQEYLVERIKELSQGGCMSSFRWNGGGDFKGRKWDTDLPTDSAIIMHAFCTYLDSRLPPHPKYPDGRTFTSQHFIQMPDKSDTSNGNVFCIYQSSINPPHYELIYQRQVYSLPKGRNNMFHTLLMFLYIIKTKESGMLGRVNLGLSGVNVLWIFGE